Proteins from a single region of Macaca nemestrina isolate mMacNem1 chromosome 13, mMacNem.hap1, whole genome shotgun sequence:
- the LOC105464871 gene encoding tetratricopeptide repeat protein 39B-like, with protein sequence MMSLTLSKIKSNQEDKFEDACESIPVATTMNLPSSLEECTTGLYLFLNNRFSDAINLIHPWSKNSMYHSLMYGILMVVKAILTFEPHDLQIGMMAAKDALKTCDNFRKKTKMTLSHLVSRQGITAITEEELHAEVCYAECLMLKSFMSLIQEESMLAFLKSGISVGSSYHIYKDCERVLTQIPDNHSKAHKHLVGGIKFGLGAFNLMLSLMPPKTLKLLNIIGYSGDREVGLALLHESASETHINNILSLLTLLFYYNYVYVAFGVEKVYNSATEDLFLVYLQKFPNCVIFKFFHARSSMLKGDFENAQLKLQECIFTQNEWKQVHHLCYWEFMWCHILLQDWRQAYHYANLLSQHSRWSKAIYVYSKAITLALLPSDFVKSVSEDMNSLFLKVEGLKIKFLGSTVPIEKFVAEKGQRYGTTTGWFTAQPLLEFIYAWSGFLVMSKKNELISSWLSIIDKGEDLLQENPHKVYGTDDISLLNLLKGLCLKHLGKYSKAEYYFNCVIQKKKLLKYDHYLVPYTYYELGILHYLKGDYDSATKNLDNCHLLGNLCAVRAKWRKTRMHRLKCKRRKMRQKAKSTSSLCTQKHGMPEAGDAGTSCWTACCCLSGSRASITI encoded by the exons ATGATGTCACTTActctaagtaaaataaaaagtaatcagGAGGACAAGTTTGAAGATGCCTGTGAAAGTATCCCTGTGGCAACGACGATGAATCTACCATCTTCCTTGGAAGAATGCACCACTGGattgtatttatttctaaataatagatTCTCAGATGCAATAAATCTCATTCATCCATGGTCTAAAAACAGCATGTACCATTCCCTAATGTATGGTATCCTTATGGTTGTCAAGGCCATACTGACTTTTGAGCCACATGATTTACAGATTGGAATGATGGCTGCAAAGGATGCTTTGAAAACCTGTGACAATTTccgaaaaaaaactaaaatgacatTGTCTCATCTAGTAAGTAGACAGGGAATAACAGCTATCACAGAAGAGGAATTGCATGCAGAAGTCTGTTATGCTGAGTGTTTGATGTTGAAATCCTTTATGTCACTTATACAGGAGGAGAGCATGCTTGCTTTTCTTAAAAGCGGGATCAGTGTTGGGTCAAGTTACCACATATACAAAGACTGTGAACGAGTATTAACACAGATCCCTGACAACCACAGCAAAGCTCACAAACACCTGGTTGGAGGTATAAAATTTGGACTTGGAGCATTCAATTTGATGTTATCACTTATGCCACCAAAGACACTTAAACTACTCAATATTATTGGATATTCTGGTGATAGAGAAGTGGGCTTGGCTTTGCTTCATGAGAGTGCATCTGAAACCCATATAAATAATATCTTAAGTCTTTTGACTCTACTCTTTTATTACAATTATGTCTATGTAGCTTTTGGTGTTGAAAAGGTTTACAATTCTGCTACAGAGGATCTCTTCCTAGTCTACCTCCagaaatttccaaactgtgtcatatttaaatttttccatgCACGTTCTAGTATGCTGAAAGGAGATTTTGAAAATGCACAGTTAAAATTACAGGAGTGCATTTTTACTCAGAATGAATGGAAGCAGGTTCATCACCTCTGTTACTGGGAATTCATGTGGTGCCACATTTTACTGCAGGATTGGAGGCAGGCTTACCACTACGCCAATCTACTGTCTCAACACAGCAGATGGTCCAAGGCAATATACGTGTACAGTAAAGCTATCACCCTGGCTTTGCTTCCTTCTGATTTTGTGAAATCAGTAAGTGAGGATATGAACTCTCTCTTCTTAAAAGTGGAAGGCctgaaaatcaaatttttagGCAGTACTGTGCCAATAGAGAAGTTTGTTGCAGAGAAGGGTCAGCGCTATGGTACTACAACAGGCTGGTTTACAGCCCAGCCCCTTCTGGAGTTCATATATGCCTGGAGTGGTTTCCTAGTCATGAGCAAAAAGAATGAGCTTATTTCAAGCTGGCTGTCAATAATCGACAAAGGAGAAGACCTTTTACAAGAAAATCCACATAAAGTGTATGGCACAGATGACATAAGTTTATTAAATTTACTGAAAGGCCTATGCCTGAAACACTTAGGCAAATATTCAAAGGCTGAGTATTACTTTAATTGTGtcattcaaaagaagaaattattaaaatatgacCACTATTTGGTGCCATATACTTACTATGAACTGGGAATCTTACACTATCTAAAAGGAGACTATGACAGTGCAACAAAAAACCTAGACAAC TGCCATCTTCTTGGAAACCTCTGTGCCGTGAGAGCCAAGTGGAGGAAGACGCGAATGCACAGGCTGAAGtgtaaaagaagaaagatgaggcAGAAGGCCAAGTCAACCAGTAGCTTGTGTACCCAGAAACATGGAATGCCAGAGGCTGGAGATGCTGGTACAAGTTGTTGGACTGCATGCTGCTGTCTAAGTGGATCTAGAGCTTCCATCACCATCTGA